The proteins below come from a single Benincasa hispida cultivar B227 chromosome 4, ASM972705v1, whole genome shotgun sequence genomic window:
- the LOC120075091 gene encoding hippocampus abundant transcript-like protein 1 yields MHFATWKSGFGELRPLIHLLLPLCVHWIAEEMTVSVLVDVITNALCPGNPTCPQAIYFNGTEQTVVGIFKMVVLPLLGQLADEYGRKPLLLLTVSTSIFPFALLVWDQSKGFIYAYYVLRAISKILSQGSIFFISVAYAADLVQESRRAAVFGWITGLCSASHVIGNMLARFLPEKYIFVVSIVLLIFCPIYMYFFLHETVKPVPRSDEQLNCLSRMINVLNRRFRTMRDAAEIVINNPTLRSITYVSFFQELGMTGITSVLMFYLKAVFGFDKNQNSEILMLVGIGSIFTQMLVLPLINPLIGEEAILCLAILASVAYALFYGLAWAAWVAFLAASFKVVYVLARPAIYAIVSKASSSSNQGKAQGFVAGVESIASLLSPLAMSPLTSWFISSDAPFDCKGFSIVCASICLVISLWHGCCLLKAKGRENEEDDIEEPLLNDA; encoded by the exons ATGCATTTTGCGACATGGAAAAGTGGGTTTGGAGAGCTGAGGCCTTTGATTCACTTGTTATTGCCTTTATGTGTTCATTGGATTGCTGAAGAAATGACTGTTTCTGTTCTTGTTGATGTTATCACTAATGCTCTTTGTCCTGGAAACCCCACTTGCCCTCAAGCTATTTACTTCAATGGAACTGAGCAAACG GTTGTTGGAATTTTCAAAATGGTAGTTCTTCCACTGCTTGGTCAGCTTGCGGACGAGTATGGTCGAAAACCTTTACTACTACTAACAGTATCAACTAGCATATTTCCTTTTG CATTGCTTGTTTGGGATCAATCCAAGGGTTTTATATATGCTTACTATGTGCTTCGTGCAATATCAAAGATACTGAGTCAAGGCAGCATATTCTTCATTTCTGTTGCATATGCC GCGGATCTTGTACAAGAAAGTAGGAGAGCTGCAGTATTTGGTTGGATCACTGGCCTTTGTTCTGCTTCCCATGTTATTGGGAATATGCTAGCACGGTTTCTTCCCGAAAAGTACATTTTTGTG GTCTCAATAGTTCTTCTGATCTTTTGTCCTATCTACATGTATTTCTTCCTGCACGAAACGGTAAAACCAGTGCCAAGGAGTGATGAACAACTCAATTGCTTATCAAGGATGATCAATGTTCTCAATAGACGATTCAGAACTATGAGAGATGCAGCCGAAATAGTCATCAACAA TCCAACACTTAGGAGCATAACTTATGTTTCTTTCTTCCAAGAGTTGGGAATGACAGGCATCACTAGCGTCCTAATG TTCTATTTGAAGGCAGTTTTTGGATTTGATAAAAACCAAAACTCAGAAATCTTGATGCTCGTCGGTATAGGTTCGATTTTCACTCAG ATGTTGGTGCTACCACTTATAAATCCACTGATTGGGGAGGAAGCTATATTATGCTTGGCAATACTTGCATCAGTAGCTTAT GCATTGTTCTATGGCTTGGCATGGGCAGCTTGG GTAGCATTCTTGGCTGCTTCATTTAAAGTCGTATATGTTTTAGCAAGACCTGCA ATTTATGCAATTGTCTCCAAAGCTTCGAGCTCAAGCAATCAG GGGAAGGCCCAAGGATTTGTTGCTGGCGTGGAGTCAATAGCAAGTTTATTGTCACCACTTGCGATGAGTCCCTTAACCT CATGGTTCATTTCTAGTGATGCCCCTTTTGATTGTAAAGGCTTTAGCATTGTTTGTGCCTCCATATGCTTG GTGATATCTTTGTGGCATGGTTGTTGCCTACTGAAGGCCAAAGGACGTGAAAACGAGGAGGATGACATTGAGGAACCACTTTTGAACGATGCTTAA
- the LOC120075061 gene encoding organelle RRM domain-containing protein 1, chloroplastic, giving the protein MELLSPSATVNTSRNFSFHSLKPHFQSSAINVNFPPSLSKRNKFLLSSSSSSYLYSTLPLRCSVTVNLASTSTPSTSPVWSPTFGENRHWRVLMERPPSGLNSKPEVIDYYVKALERVLGSEKDAQMCIYDASWDTHFGFCCDIDEQTSIELARVPGVLSVKPDPNFSSRDMDNGSSTPPLNPKSYLQNGGRLLFPSGNTKHWLVRIDKPGIGVVTKAQMVDYYVEILTKVLGNDKDAQMCIYHISWQSSFGFCCELDEECAQELAGVPGVKSVQLDANFEAENKDYGGNIAKNPLDLPDSSGTNQTTPVKTKKLFITGLSFYTSEKTLRAAFESFGELVEVKIIMDKISKRSKGYAFIEYTTEEAASAALKEMNGKIINGWMIVVDVAKPSPRRYGGNRSRP; this is encoded by the exons ATGGAGCTACTCTCTCCCTCAGCCACAGTTAACACATCCAGGAATTTCTCATTCCATTCCCTCAAACCCCATTTCCAATCCTCCGCCATCAACGTCAATTTCCCTCCATCGCTAAGTAAAAGGAACAAATTcctactttcttcttcttcttcttcttatctaTACTCCACTCTTCCGCTTCGCTGTTCTGTTACAGTTAATTTAGCTTCAACATCTACTCCTTCTACTTCTCCTGTCTGGTCTCCGACTTTCGGCGAAAACCGCCATTGGAGGGTCCTCATGGAGAGACCTCCATCAGGGCTCAATTCAAAACCAGAAGTCATTGATTATTACGTCAAAGCCTTGGAAAGAGTTTTGGGCAG TGAGAAGGATGCTCAGATGTGTATTTATGATGCTTCCTGGGATACTCACTTTGGATTTTGTTGTGACATTGATGAACAAACTTCCATTGAGCTTGCCC GAGTACCTGGGGTTTTATCCGTTAAGCCAGACCCAAACTTCAGCTCCAGAGACATGGATAATGGTTCTTCAACTCCCCCATTGAATCCAAAATCATATTTGCAAAATGGCGGTAGGCTCTTGTTTCCTTCAGGGAATACCAAGCATTGGCTTGTTCGAATAGACAAGCCAGGTATTGGGGTGGTTACCAAGGCACAAATGGTTGATTATTATGTTGAGATATTGACCAAAGTTCTAGGAAA TGACAAGGATGCACAAATGTGTATATATCATATTTCCTGGCAGTCTAGCTTTGGCTTTTGTTGTGAATTGGATGAGGAATGTGCACAAGAACTAGCCG GTGTTCCTGGTGTTAAATCTGTTCAGCTAGATGCAAACTTTGAGGCCGAGAATAAGGATTATGGAG GTAATATTGCCAAGAATCCTTTGGATCTACCAGATTCTTCAGGAACAAATCAAACTACTCCTGTGAAAACAAAGAAACTATTTATAACTG GACTTTCATTTTATACATCAGAGAAAACCTTACGTGCTGCATTTGAAAGCTTCGGCGAGCTCGTTGAAG TTAAAATCATAAtggacaaaatttcaaaaaggtcCAAGGGCTATGCATTTATAGAGTATACAACAGAGGAGGCTGCTAGTGCTGCCCTCAAAGAGATGAATGGCAAG ATCATCAATGGCTGGATGATAGTTGTCGATGTTGCCAAGCCTAGCCCTCGAAGATACGGTGGAAACCGCTCCCGACCATAG